A region of the Neomicrococcus lactis genome:
GGAGGAAGAGGGATTCAATCCAGATTCCCAGACTGAGACCTTCGCAGCCATCCGCGTGGACATCAACACGCGTCGCTGGGAAGGCGTGCCGTTCTATTTGCGCGCCGGCAAGCGCTTGGGCCGTCGCGTCACGGAGATTGCAGTGGTGCTCAAGAAGGCGCCGAACCTGTTGTTCTTGGACTCCGTCATGAGCGACTTCGGCCAGAACGCGATTGTGATCCGTATTCAGCCTGATGAAGGCGCCACCATCCGCTTCGCGTCCAAGGTTCCTGGAACCCAGATGGAAGTCCGCGATGTGACGATGGACTTCGGGTACGGCCACTCCTTCACTGAGTCCAGCCCTGAAGCGTACGAGCGCCTCATCTTGGACGTGCTGCTCGGCGAGCCGCCGCTCTTCCCTCGGCACGAGGAAGTTGAGCTGTCTTGGAAGATCTTGGATCCATTCGAGCAATACTGGGCCTCACTGGACGAGCAGCCCGAGCAATACGCTCCCGGAAGTTGGGGACCCTCCTCCGCCGATGAACTTTTGGCTCAAGATGGAAGGACGTGGCGTCGTCCATGATTGTTGATTTGCCCAACACCACCACCGGCACCGTAGCCAAGGAGCTCGTCAATCTTCGAGACCGCGGCGGCGTCGTTGCTCTCACCCGCGTGTTGACCCTCATTGTGGTCACCAAGCCCGAGTCTGTGGAGAAGGCCGTGGCGGCCGCAAACTTCGCAAGCCGCGAGCATCCGTGCCGCGTGGTGGTCATCGTTGAAGGTTCCCCCACCGCCGAGACGCGTCTTGACGGTCAGATCCGTGTAGGCGGTGACGCAGGTGCATCTGAGGTTGTCATCCTGCACACCTTCGGCGAACTCGCCGTGGCTGACGAATCCCTCGTCGCCGGCCTGCTCTTGCCGGACGATCCCATTGTGGTGTGGTGGCCAGACGAGGCCCCATCCAACGTTCATCTCACGCCTTTGGGCAAGATTGCTCAGCGTCGCATTACCGATGCCGCGTCGGAAGCGAACCCCCGTGAAGCGCTCTTCCGCATTGGCCAGTGCCACGTGGCAGGCGATACGGATCTCACGTGGACGCGACTCACGCTGTGGCGTGCTCAGCTGGCTGCCGTTATGGATCAAGAAGACGCCGGCAGGATCACCGGGGCTACTGTTACTGGGGCCGTTGATTCGCCGTCCAACGTCTTGTTGGCTGCTTGGCTCACGCTCAAGATGGACATCCCTGTCACGCTTGCATCCGCTCCCTACGGCACCGGAGTGCAGAGCGTGCGTTTGACCGGACTCGATGGAGACATCGTCTTGGCTCGCCCCACCGGCGAAGTCGCCGAGCTGTACCAGCCGGGCCGTCAGATGCAGCGCTTGTCGCTCCCCCAGCGCAGCCTTTCAGAATGCTTGGCTGAAGAGCTCCGACGTCTCGATCCTGATGAGGTTCTTGCTGAGGTTCTCCGCGATGGGCTGCCTCGCACGAACCTCCGAGCCGTTCGCCCAAGCCAGCGGTAATTGCGGCTCGCTCACAACAGCTCACAAAAGTAGTTCAGAACAGCGGATTACAAAAGAGGAGGCTTGTTCTTGCACCGTAGCGGTGACAAGAACGAGCCTCCTCTTTGTTGAGAAGTCGTTGCCTCTAGCTCTCGATGTTGAATCGAAGAATCAGGCCGAGGGCAATGATCACGGCGCCCCAGAGGATGCCGAGGAACACGGTAATGCGATTGAGGTTGCGCTCCGCCACACCCGAGGATCCGAGTGAGGACGTCATGCCGCCACCGAACATGTCTGACATACCGCCACCGCGACCCTTATGCAGGAGGATGAGAAGCGTCAGCAAAATGCTCGTAATGCCAAGGACTACTTGGAGAACCACCGTTAGTACGTCCACAATTACCTTTCACAGTGCACGCGGCGAAAGCCAGCATGCTTGAAACTCCGCTTGAGCCTGACTCAAACGATGAAAACTCGCGTGTCGAGACCAGCTAACGCGCTATGCGCTTCCGAAGTGTTTCTCGAACCTGACAATGTTAGCAAACTCGCCTGCGTCCAAGCTGGCGCCACCAACGAGCAGGCCGTCAACGTCCTTCTCCTGCATGAGCGCTGCGGCGTTAGCCGCCTTCACGGATCCGCCGTACAACACGCGCACGCTTTCACCAGCGGCTTCTCCGAAGAGTTCCACGAGCTCGGCACGCAGTGCACTAGCCATTTCTTGAGCGTCTTCTGGACCCGCTACTTCACCGGTTCCAATAGCCCATACCGGCTCATAAGCCACCACGAGTTTTTCGGCTGCGGACGCCGGGTAGCCTTCGAGGGACTCACGGAGCTGTTGCACCGTGAAAGCCACGTGTTCACCCGACTGGCGCACTTCGAGACCCTCGCCGACGCACAGAATAGGCGTCAACGAGTGCTTCAAAGCAGCCGCAAGCTTCGAGGCGACTACCTCGTTGGATTCACCATGGATCGAGCGGCGTTCGCTGTGACCCACCAAGACGTAGGAGCAGCCCAAGCGGGACAAGAACTGTCCGCTGATGTCGCCGGTGTAGGCGCCTTCATCGAACGGCGAGAGATCTTGGGCGCCGTACACAACATCCAGATCATCGCCAGCGACGAGCGTCTGCACGCCGCGCAGATCGGTAAACGGTGGGAAGACCGCTACCTCAACACGCTTGAAATCATGCTTGGCATCATCGAGCGTCCACTCCAGCTTCTGCAACAAGGTGATGCCCTGGACATGGTCCATGTTCATCTTCCAGTTGCCAGCGATAAGCGGGCGACGTACGAATTCTTTGTTTCGAATAATTGCCATGAATTAGTTGCCTTCAAGAGCCGTCAGGCCAGGCAATTCCTTTCCTTCAAGGTATTCTAGGGACGCGCCGCCACCCGTGGAGATGTGGCCGAAGTTGGACTCGTCGAATCCCAAAGCACGGACGGCTGCAGCGGAGTCGCCGCCACCCACCACGCTGAATGCGGCGGAGTCGGCTAGTGCCTGGGCCACGCCGCGGGTTCCGCCAGCGAATGCCTCTATTTCGAAGACGCCCATAGGACCGTTCCAGAACACCGTCTTGGCGTTCGTGATTTCCTGAGCGAATGCTGCGGTGGTGTCCGGTCCAA
Encoded here:
- a CDS encoding glucose-6-phosphate dehydrogenase assembly protein OpcA is translated as MIVDLPNTTTGTVAKELVNLRDRGGVVALTRVLTLIVVTKPESVEKAVAAANFASREHPCRVVVIVEGSPTAETRLDGQIRVGGDAGASEVVILHTFGELAVADESLVAGLLLPDDPIVVWWPDEAPSNVHLTPLGKIAQRRITDAASEANPREALFRIGQCHVAGDTDLTWTRLTLWRAQLAAVMDQEDAGRITGATVTGAVDSPSNVLLAAWLTLKMDIPVTLASAPYGTGVQSVRLTGLDGDIVLARPTGEVAELYQPGRQMQRLSLPQRSLSECLAEELRRLDPDEVLAEVLRDGLPRTNLRAVRPSQR
- the secG gene encoding preprotein translocase subunit SecG, with amino-acid sequence MDVLTVVLQVVLGITSILLTLLILLHKGRGGGMSDMFGGGMTSSLGSSGVAERNLNRITVFLGILWGAVIIALGLILRFNIES
- the tpiA gene encoding triose-phosphate isomerase, with protein sequence MAIIRNKEFVRRPLIAGNWKMNMDHVQGITLLQKLEWTLDDAKHDFKRVEVAVFPPFTDLRGVQTLVAGDDLDVVYGAQDLSPFDEGAYTGDISGQFLSRLGCSYVLVGHSERRSIHGESNEVVASKLAAALKHSLTPILCVGEGLEVRQSGEHVAFTVQQLRESLEGYPASAAEKLVVAYEPVWAIGTGEVAGPEDAQEMASALRAELVELFGEAAGESVRVLYGGSVKAANAAALMQEKDVDGLLVGGASLDAGEFANIVRFEKHFGSA